A region of the Anolis carolinensis isolate JA03-04 chromosome 1, rAnoCar3.1.pri, whole genome shotgun sequence genome:
aacctgtggcctttgggtccagaagttcaccagctcagtgctttaacacgctgtgccatcaggggatattatttcctaaaggttgtgaatatacaatatttctgactggtttttttttttggtctgttggaggcaagtaagAATGCTACAATTagaaaaaatgattaggatgtaatggccttgcagatttaaagcctggctgtttcctccgagtgaattttttgttgggaggtgttagctggccctgattgtttcctgtctggaattcccttgttttcagagtggtgttgtttgtgatattttatgtgcttctactgtctgtggccctgagaaaacagagggcttgccagactttgatgatgcgaatactttgttgggaggtgttagctggccctgattgtttcctgtgtggaattcccctgttttcagagtgttgttctttatttagtgttctgattttagagattgtattgttctgtttattataccacattaatttttatatattctgattttagtgtttttgaatacttggagccaaattgtattcattttcaaggttgaccgcaacacaataataataataataataataataataataataataataataatagtaatattaatgactttggtaatacacagtgcttcactgccttcgcagcttcctttctggaagaatcctttcttgggaggtgttagctggccctgatcgtttcctttgtggaatttccaattttcctgctttcagactgttgatctttatttactgtccttgttttagaaattatattgttctgcattattcgatcccagtaattatttcatattaaagtagaatctcacatatccaacattcgcttatacaatgttctggattatccaacgcagcctgccttttcataatcaatgtttttgtagtcagtgttttaaattcattgtgatattttagtggtaaatttgtaaatacagtacagtcgagtctcacttaaccaacataaacgggctggcagaatgttggatcagcgaatatgttggataataaggaggcattaaggaaaagactattaaacaacaaattaggttatgattttacaaattaagcaccaaaacatcatattatacaacaaatttgacagaaaaagtagttccatacgcagtaatgctatgtagtaattacagtcgagtctcacttatccaaagttctggattatccaacgcatttttgtagtcaatgctttcaatatatcgtgatattttggtgctaaattaataaatacagtaattactgtatatcgTTAcagtataacgattacctaatttgatgtcggcttttcctgaatcccttcttattatccaacatattcacttatcctgctagcctgtttatgttgagagtctactgtatattgattatcttatattatctgcttagaactggattatatgaggccccttcttcacagctgtataaaatgcacactggattatatggtagtgtggagccaagataatccagtgcaaaacagataatataagattataaatgggatatagctgtgtggaagggccttgagtctacactgccatataatccagtgcaaattagataatctgtggaagaagcgtaagtgaggcctaaatctgcctgtcccctaactgaaccctggctgtcccttggctggcaGGCTGGtttctaggaaaccaagtgggcagagattagccctctaaactggcagcaattggataaaaacaattattgctctccctctaattaggactttattttgttgtggaatttcgtttggacgcgggtgaagaaagcagactgacagcagaagttgtcttcaagatagtttacttttggccaagagcaggtgacaatgttagctaatgcccagaaaatgcaatgccaccccttgcctgtagtggctttccaatttatacaattttgtcagaaccctgctactagagcctggatgtggctctgagtttcagggtcactgacattgataagacacctgcgtcccaggactcggaggagaaacggctgatggacttggcggggaatttgcgcggggttttactgagcgggaagagactgttcaaatgagggggagggtatataaaggagggttggccggagcctcccattcttggcttttctgatgttcatgtttcctacagtaaaagttcctggtgataccacagagagtctcgtgtgttcattcaggagcggctgtggtgagctgacactaagccaagaatacggacaccatcccgctgtagcggtgaggtgtaacatgcaagtggaggatgaagagctcttgggcgccggaggaggaaggtaggaaagggccactcccgagacggacgctgagttccaccagctggcggccctggcgtcatccaccgcttatgcccagccaaatggggtaacccagaggcgcggagtggtgcggggagatagcaccggaggagaggaaggttcaccttccccaggcccgcaaaagatggtgtttctggaggagaggatgtcggcgatggagaccaccctggcagtgatgtcgagggcgatggagcgcctggcggttttggcggagccggagcgaggaagggaactccgggctagctcaatgtgggacgtgagcatgggaagcagccagggctttgcagacctcccagcaccgaagggaagggaaatgcgaaaggagcccggtgcccggcccaagatccaaacgagcctgacgcgggtggaggagagtgacgacgaaggggaaaagcctccgagaatcccggctacgctcccaactgagaccctggtgcccctggcgaatgccgggcgtggcacaggacaaagggaagcagcagcggggcccactggcccgcaagggggcttgcgacgggcggagaattggggattgccaccacagggacccctaccgagacgagaggaactaaggatcgagtttgggggagagtcctctgaactggattttttcctgaccacggtgaggggctatatggaggacaatgcccacacttttagaacggaatccagccgggtacgggccattggtgcagtgttgaagaggggagcggccagctggtacgttcaactacacgcgcggcgcgacccatgtctggggtcactccgacgctttatgggggccctggagacccgtttccgagatccactggagcagatccgggcgagggaggagttgaagaccgtctcccaggggcagaggtcggtatctgagtatgcggaggagttccaatgcctcgctgaaaaggtgccggaatggtctgcagtgacaaagatagaactcttcaaagaggggctcaggcgggagatcctctcctgggcggtgcatcgtgatgagcctgacacactgcgcggatggattcagctggcggggcgcatcgagacatcgctggcccaggcgaggaggcaccgaggagggctacagcagcggccgcagatgaaagaggggagccggaaggagggatcaaccccagccgggaggagaacggagccgacagggaacgtgagcaccagcaggaggggctgcttcgtgtgcggccgtttgggccacagggctgccgagtgctggcagagaaaaggggaaggcggaggcccgcccaaaccaagagccgtggcagggaaacgcgccgaggaagaaccaccgatgaggcaccactcgggggggttggtaagtcaggacaaagccatgatagtggtccccattcagctggaaagtggcagcaaacaagcaacctgcaaagcatttgtggattgtggatgttccaggaacatcatctcccctgaattagccgagggattgggatgcgaaagaacgaacctagaatccccaatagctttttcgcagttggacggatccacagcatcgggatcattagctaagtacagtgccgaagatgtaaagtgtaagatagggagttgggaaggaaaggtgtcatttgtgatatcacaaatagccagctataatgttatactaggcatgccatggctggggcaggccaacccgcaaatcaactgggaggataagagcatgatcttcaggatgaagttggaaggagggagccaggaagtggaaagggagccggggaaaaggggggaggaagactctatcaggatagcagaactggcagataaattacccccagagtatcgggattttgtggacgtatttgatgagaaggaagcagacagtttcccaccgaagcggagagttgaagtgaagatagagctagtcccgggagcagagcttcctaaggcaaaaatatacccaatgtcggctagggaaaaggaggaactgagaaaatacattgataaaaacctagcgaggggtttcatagagccttcaaattcccctctaggggcgcctgtgttgttcaggcgcaaaaaggaccaaacgctgaggctctgcattgactacaggggcctgaatgcaatcagttctggaaataaataccccctacctttagtgaaggacttgatcgcccagttatcggagggacagatattcactaaattggacttaattgaagcgtaccataaattgcagattaaaccagaggacagggggaagacggccttctcctgtgcattcggattattcaattatcgtgtgctccctttcggtttgtgcggcggaggcgccgcgttcatgcaattaatcaacgaagtgttgcatccattgttgtacaagggagtctttgtttttttagatgacatattgttagtatctcggactaaggagcaacacatagaactagtcagggaagtcctgcaaaagttgagagaagcaaaactgtatgcgaagcttgccaagtgcgagttcaataaagaccagatagactttctggggtataggatttcctcccagggagtggcgatggaccctgcgaaggtagaagacgtgagggggtgggaagcccccaaaacacggaagcagctgcaatccttcctagggttcgcaaacttctatagaacatttatcaaggactttgcgcgcctcactttgccattaacggatttgttaaagactaaaggtaggggagaaacagccaaagtgaaggccccaggggccaaactgacctggacaatagaatgccaggaagctttcgaagcccttaaaaagcgttttactgaggagcctgtcctacagcaccctgatatgtctaaagcctttgtattacattgcgatgcgtcagaccgggcatatggggcagttctgctacagaaagacgagggggggaacctgaagccatgtggctatctgtcaaaaaagtttagcgatacagaaaaaaactggccgatttgggagagagaagccttagcgattctaaaagcactagagtgctggagacactttctggaaggaagtggaacaccgtttgaggtgtggactgaccatagaaatttacagtatctaagatcccctcgtaaactatcagcgaagcaaattagatgggcccaatatttcagccgttttgatttcagactcagattcttccaggggaaacataatatactcgctgacgctctctctcggatgcctcagcacgggggaggaattcaggaatctgaagggagtatttttcttgataagcaatggggcctggcagtactaactcgagcacaagcggccaaagaaaacaaacgtactgccatttccacggggggaggagaaatatgggaggaagagttgaagcgagcgtatggaatggacaaatggttacaaacaaacaaagaaaagggagaattgtgtggggatttggtgtttgtaaataagaaattgtatattcctgaatgtttaagacgagaaatgttaaggaagtaccatgataacaagggtgcgggtcatctaggccccaccaggactattaaactgttggccaaacaatgctggtggcccggaatgaggaaagacgccaggggatacgtcacgcagtgtgaattatgtgcagagggaaaaacaccaccggggaagccccaggggctattgcagaaggtggtggagcccatgaggccatgggaatgcgtagccatggattttgtaggcgaactaccccccagcagaggccacagatacatttggacaatattggacctattctcaaaacaggcacactttgtggctctgccaaaactcccttcagctgaaaaacttgctgatttgtatgtgaagcatgtatatcgcctacatgggtgtcccgacaagataattagtgaccggggagtccaatttactgcaaaattttggggaaaattcttacagctgttaggagcagaaaggaacctgagctcggcctttcatcccgcgaccaacgggggggtcgaacgtacccaacagacactgtgccaattcttaaggatgtacaccaattatagacaggatgattgggcggaccttcttccgtttgctgagatggcttttaacggggccgtacattcggccacaggtcgtgccccattcgaaatagtatacggacaggaggtggcacctttccccaggctacccgagtggaaggaaggggagggccagaccgacgaggaatggccggccaaaatcaagcaagggtggcaaaccgtggtagaggcattgcgggaaacacaaaagaagtacaagctctttgcggatcgtaggcgccgagagggggacaaattgggcgaaggagatctggtttggctgagcacaaaaaacctgaaattggggttcccatccaagaaattggctccacgctatatagggccattcagggtagcaaaaagaataaacgaagtgacctatgagctgaggctaccaaaggacctaggaaaggtacacccggtattccattgcagcctgttaaaaaagtataaaggaactctggacagcggagaacaatagttgtgtttaatcttttccttccaggacgaaggggaggaggacgccatgtcagaaccctgctactagagcctggatgtggctctgagtttcagggtcactgacattgataagacacctgcgtcccaggactcggaggagaaacggctgatggacttggcggggaatttgcgcggggttttactgagcgggaagagactgttcaaatgagggggagggtatataaaggagggttggccggagcctcccattcttggcttttctgatgttcatgtttcctacagtaaaagttcctggtgataccacagagagtctcgtgtgttcattcaggagcggctgtggtgagctgacacaattttacagaagcatgcgcagaagctaactgacaatggaatttgctgactattacaatccttttgAACATgcatagttgccttgtaacttatataactcattactcatcacatcaggtgaagtgtccatagtttgctccacgtatgcactatcctcaggtgagatgttcatagttcatcccacgtatgcatcatccagcagccaaatcattactgtagtttgcatgaccttatcttgtgagcaaagagcaaatgtcaggaagaacatgtcctgtcaacactttcatggaaaacaaGATTTCTGAgcaagggtcatctaggtaagggatttttagggtctttaaataaaatattcaagagctgctacattaatttttcttttctttttgttgtatcaacctagaggcatggatgatgggttgtgttgtcaaatttaaaggttgggggcctgtagttttgttgttttgtctggtgcccgaattccatcactcttttatatatataatagatagataaataaatagatgcccagaaagcctttgataatctTAACAGGCAACCTGGTAGAAGATGAATTTtggttaaaaaaatacaaaataaatattttctccaGTATCTTAAATTTGTGTTAGATGTATGTTGTCACCTTATGCAATACGTTTACAACCAGCAATAAAGAGTTACTATGAGATATTACTATTCACTGGCCGACACACATTTTGAAGCCTCCAACGCTagccttgtttctgggtatatttgactagACATTTCCAAAAGTGTCACCAGCTTCCCATGTTTTCCTTGAGCCATTtgccatttacagtagagtctcacttatccaacataaacgggccggcagaacattgaataaacgAAAATCTTggctaataagaagggattaagaaaaatgcttttaaaacataaaattacattatgattttacaaattaagcaccaaaacatcatgttttacaagaaattgacagaaaaagcagttcaatacacagtaatgttatgtattaattactgtatttacaaatttagcaccaaaatattgcaacatttactacaaaaacaatgattaTTAAAAGCAGACTGTTGTAGTTGGGTCAGCAGGCAATGTTACAAACGGTAGTAGGAGTACAAGTAGGGGAAAAATCatgagcaggtgtcagatgaagaacagcaaaggaaacggatctgggatatacttatggcaccttctgatgaatacacgtttgaagggttttcaagtggcgagGAGTCAATGAGTGAGGAAGGAGATGGGCTGGATATGAATAGAGGcactaagagggttactcgggagcaggaatcagatgaggaacgggagaggaagaagctccgggatatacttactgctcccacagatgatgagttgtttttgggtttctctggggatgatgggtctgggagtgatgagaaTGAAGAGGGTACATTGGACTGGACTAAGATACAAGAAATAAGGGATatgtgtgcagagccaacttctagtgatacgtttgtggggttttcgggacaggaGGATTGGAAAACAGGTGATACATCCAGGTCATGGGGAATcctaagtcttgataggagatggagCCATATTTCTAttccatcctagtctccagggcagcagataacaagcctatgacttcccttctctCACCTCTTGATCCATggcttcatcatgtctcctctctctgagccttctcttctgcaggctaaacatgcccagctcttgaagccactcctcatagggctcgttctccagacccttgatcatttcagttgccctcctctggacacatttcagctgagACAACATCTCCCTTCCATTGTGGTacacagaattggacacagggttCTAGGCTGTTCCCTGGTTCTAGGCACTggtctcctattgatgcaggccaacatcccattggcttttttagctgctgtatgacattgttggctcgtgttccccttcctcccttcaaGGACTCCACAATCTTTTTCCCacgtcctgctgtcgagccaggcatcatcccctgttctgtctctttgcatttcatttttttctgcctaagtgaagtctcttgcatttgtccctgttgaactttgtggtgttaattttgaattctgttcctgtcttctggagtcttgGCTCTCCCTCCCCAATTGGTGTCGCCTGCCAACTTGATaaccatgccttctaacccttcatctaagtcattcatAAAGATGGTGAACGCAACCAggtccaggatggaaccctgtccTGAGGCCAGTTCTGTCTGACATCTTAAAGAATAATGTAGATGAAGGTttcatgcagtggttctcaacgtgtgggttcccaggttttttttggcctccaacccccagaaatcccagccagtttaaaagATGTCAAAAAAAGAGTCAACAAATCTAGATAGTGGTTCAAGGACTGAGCCAGATCCAGAAACAATGGGCCGGTCTAAAGGTGGCCTGATATCTTTGTGTATTTTGGGTAATGTATATAAGACTGGAATGCGTGGATAATGCTGGAAGGACTTAGTTTAGGATAtatcacagaaaaagaaaaagatttccTTATGACCTCACATCCACACATTCCAGTCTTATATACATTACCCAAAATACACAAAGATATCAGGCTACCTTTAGACCGGCCCATTATTTCTGGATCTGGCTCAGTCCTTGAACCACTATCCAGATTTGTTGACTCTTTTTTACAGCCCTTTGTAAAACAAACTATGTCATATATCAAGGACACCAAACATTTTATTAACATCATAGAGAAACTTTCAATTCCTACAGATGCTGTCTTTATGACAATGGATGTCTCTTCATTGTATACTAGCATTCCATTATTAAAGGCATGAGAAATCTGTGAAAAAACACTAGATTTAAGACTGAACTTACATCCCCCTACTCACTTTTTATTAGACCTTATCGATGTGATTCTTGAGAAAAACTACTTTAGTTTTGATCAATACTTTCAGATTCAAGGTGTGGCTATGGGCAGCGCAGCTGCTCCATCCATCACCAATCTATTTATGAATGATTTAGAGGTTAAATTTATTTTGAACCATACACAAAATCCTGTTTTTGATCATGTGGTGAAATACTGCAGATTTATAGATGATGACCCTTTCACAATGCAAGATTATCAAACAGCACAGGAACTTCTGACATGGGCCACCACTATTCATCCCCATATCAAATTTACTGGCAATATCAATTCCAACAGCATAGCGTATTTAGATGTAAAGGTCATTAAGGAGAACAATAAACTGATAGTCAACAATTACTGAAAATCCTCCAACAGGAATGCATTTTTACATTACAGTAGTTACCATAGTTTACCTCTAAAAAACAACTTACCATATGCACAGAAGTTAAGAATCAAGTGTAACTGTACCCTGCCACAAGACTTTAAATATAATTTGGAAACACtgaaaaaatcaatttagaaATAAAGGTTATCCTGAACATTTGATTCATAAGGCATTTTGATTCATTCAGATTTAGATTCCACACAACACATTACTAAATGCAACCTGGTGGGTAATTTTGCTTGTCACCATTGTTCTATATGTCCACAATTTGTACaggcaaagttttttttaaggaTCATCACATTAAATTTCAGTATAAAATAAACCACTTCGCTACTTGCTCCACTGAGGGGGTAATTTATGCCATCACATGCCCCTGCTCCCTAATGTATATAGGCCAAACGAGCAGGGAAGTCAAAGTCCGAATTATAGAACGCAAAAGTAAGATCAGGAAACATTCTACTGATTCgattttttataaacattttgaagatCTAAAACACAATCCTGAATCACTTAGGGTCCAGGTTCTAGAAGTTGTCACACCCTCCAAAGGCATAGATTTCCAGACGAAGCTCCTACAGCgtgaatctttttggattttcacactCCAAATGGAACATCCGAAGGGGTTGAACAATACCAACGCTTATGATTGTTTCTTGTAAAGATTGATagtcttcctttaaatgtgactctggagtaacagcaattacattactttacaaccacttgaccattgtgcttgccatttaagagtgagattagttactcagcttcattctcgcattggaatcaaactgtttgcagagtatgcGTGTTTAAAACTTAGCTCTCTCTGTGAGTATgatttttacattatctttgttgtgtatcgtgcatgtctcatgtaactatatgtattgtaaataactggtagccactatatatgttccctataggatccacatttaaaaaactcaaaaaaaaaaccaactgcaaaaaggactacaatccacctga
Encoded here:
- the LOC134295635 gene encoding uncharacterized protein LOC134295635, translated to MVFLEERMSAMETTLAVMSRAMERLAVLAEPERGRELRASSMWDVSMGSSQGFADLPAPKGREMRKEPGARPKIQTSLTRVEESDDEGEKPPRIPATLPTETLVPLANAGRGTGQREAAAGPTGPQGGLRRAENWGLPPQGPLPRREELRIEFGGESSELDFFLTTVRGYMEDNAHTFRTESSRVRAIGAVLKRGAASWYVQLHARRDPCLGSLRRFMGALETRFRDPLEQIRAREELKTVSQGQRSVSEYAEEFQCLAEKVPEWSAVTKIELFKEGLRREILSWAVHRDEPDTLRGWIQLAGRIETSLAQARRHRGGLQQRPQMKEGSRKEGSTPAGRRTEPTGNVSTSRRGCFVCGRLGHRAAECWQRKGEGGGPPKPRAVAGKRAEEEPPMRHHSGGLDEGEEDAMSEPCY